In the Dryobates pubescens isolate bDryPub1 chromosome 30, bDryPub1.pri, whole genome shotgun sequence genome, one interval contains:
- the ADAMTS14 gene encoding A disintegrin and metalloproteinase with thrombospondin motifs 14 — protein MGAPGSVGAPGAWVALAAWVPRVRGCPRVRVCPGCVGAPGCVGAPGAWVPLAAWVPRVRGCPGCVGAPAAWVPRVRGCPRSVSLIERGNPSRSLEQVCRWAHAQQRSDPAHAEHHDHAVFLTRQDFGPAGYAPVTGMCHPLRSCTLNHEDGFSSAFVVAHETGHVLGMEHDGQGNRCADETSMGSIMAPLVQAAFHRYHWSRCSKQELSRYLHSYDCLLDDPFEHQWPTLPELPGINYSMDEQCRFDFGVGYKTCTAFRTFDPCKQLWCSHPDNPYFCKTKKGPPLDGTECSPGKWCFKGHCIWKTSEQPYSQDGSWSSWSKFGSCSRTCGGGVRSRSRSCDHPPPAYGGRPCPGATYEYQVCSTEECPGPFQDFRAQQCSKRNSYYTHQSSKHSWLPYEHHDDAQKCELICQSEGTGAVVFMNQVVHDGTRCSYRDPYSVCVRGECVHVGCDKEVGSLKQDDKCGVCGGDNSHCRTVKGTLAKTPKQPAGVLKMFEIPAGARHLQIEEIEPASHSIAVKNQATGNFILNGKGREAKSQVFIEMGLEWEYTVEHGKESLKTSGPLHEAISVLVIPQEEEVRSSLMYKYIIHEDLLPMIGNNNILLEEMDSYEWALKSWSQCSKACGGGIQYTKYGCRRRSDSRMVHRNFCDHSKKPKPIRRRCNPQECSQPMWVAEEWGSCSRSCGKLGVQARAVQCVQRLRDGTNRTLHTRNCPGQRPEARRPCARAPCPAQWRTGAWSECSASCGEGVQQRQVVCKGSESGGRCEGDKPEAVQGCRLALCPGKLSGITTGADSDDHSTSKGQQVPQEGAPNPVSKVSSRELCLGDKSIFCQMEVLARYCSIPGYNKLCCESCGRKASSASGSPPTAGPSAAPATHGPSPSLPLSPGPTVPARGPPGDPTPLPGAGGVPGSRGLPAPSEPARGQASR, from the exons ATGGGTGCCCCTGGCTCCGTGGGTGCCCCGGGTGCATGGGTGGCCCTGGCTGCGTGGGTGCCCCGGGTGCGTGGGTGCCCCCGGGTGCGTGTGTGCCCCGG GTGCGTGGGTGCCCCTGGCTGCGTGGGTGCCCCGGGTGCATGGGTGCCCCTGGCTGCGTGGGTGCCCCGGGTGCGTGGGTGCCCTGGCTGCGTGGGTGCCCCGGCTGCGTGGGTGCCCCGGGTGCGTGGGTGCCCCCGG TCGGTCAGCCTGATCGAGCGTGGGAACCCCTCGCgcagcctggagcaggtgtGCCGCTGGGCGCACGCGCAGCAGCGCTCCGACCCCGCGCACGCCGAGCACCACGACCACGCCGTGTTCCTCACCAGGCAGGACTTCGGGCCCGCAG gctATGCGCCGGTGACGGGGATGTGCCACCCGCTGCGCAGCTGCACCCTCAACCACGAGGAtggcttctcctcagcctttgtTGTTGCCCATGAGACTGGCCATGT GCTAGGCATGGAGCACGACGGGCAGGGCAACCGCTGCGCCGACGAGACCAGCATGGGGAGCATCATGGCGCcgctggtgcaggctgccttcCACCGCTACCACTGGTCCcgctgcagcaagcaggagctCAGCCGCTACCTCCA CTCCTACGACTGCCTCTTGGATGACCCTTTTGAGCACCAGTGGCCTACCTTGCCAGAGCTGCCGGGCATCAACTACTCCATGGATGAGCAGTGCCGCTTCGACTTCGGCGTGGGCTACAAAACGTGCACAGCA ttcCGCACCTTTGACCCCTGCaagcagctgtggtgcagccACCCAGACAACCCTTACTTCTGCAAGACCAAGAAGGGGCCCCCGCTGGATGGGACCGAGTGCTCTCCAGGCAAG tGGTGCTTCAAGGGTCACTGCATCtggaagacctcagagcagccttacaGCCAGGATGGCAGCTGGAGCTCCTGGTCCAAGTTTGGCTCGTGCTCCAGGACCTGTGGGGGCGGCGTGCGCTCGCGCAGCCGGAGCTGCGACCACCCACC CCCGGCGTATGGCGGCCGCCCCTGCCCGGGAGCCACCTACGAGTACCAAGTGTGCAGCACCGAGGAGTGCCCAGGGCCCTTCCAGGACTTCcgtgcccagcagtgctccaaGCGCAACTCCTACTACACCCACCAGAGCAGCAAGCACTCCTGGCTGCCCTATGAGCATCATGATg ATGCTCAGAAGTGTGAGCTGATCTGCCAGTCTGAGGGGACAGGGGCCGTGGTCTTCATGAATCAGGTTGTGCACGACGGTACTCGCTGCAGCTACCGAGACCCCTACAGCGTCTGCGTGCGGGGAGAGTGTGTG CATGTTGGCTGTGACAAGGAGGTTGGCTCCCTGAAGCAGGATGACAAATGTGGGGTCTGCGGGGGGGACAACTCCCACTGCCGGACGGTGAAGGGCACGCTGGCCAAGACCCCCAAGCAGCCAG cAGGTGTTTTGAAGATGTTTGAGATTCCAGCTGGGGCAAGGCACCTTCAGATAGAAGAAATAGAGCCAGCATCCCACAGCATTG ctgtgAAGAATCAAGCCACAGGTAACTTCATCCTTAATGGCAAGGGCAGAGAAGCCAAAAGCCAAGTGTTCATTGAGATGGGCTTGGAGTGGGAATACACAGTTGAACATGGCAAGGAGAGCCTGAAAACCAGTGGTCCTCTGCATGAGGCCATCAGTGTTTTG GTCATCcctcaggaggaggaggtgaggagcagcctgatgtaCAAGTACATCATCCATGAAGACCTGCTGCCCATGATTGGGAACAACAACATCCTGCTTGAGGAGATGGATTCTTATGAGTGGGCCCTCAAGAGCTGGTCTCAGTGCTCCAAGGCCTGTGGAGGAG gcatccAGTACACCAAGTACGGCTGCCGGCGGAGGAGCGACAGCCGCATGGTGCACAGGAACTTCTGCGACCACAGCAAGAAGCCGAAGCCCATCCGGCGCCGCTGCAACCCCCAGGAGTGCTCCCAGCCCAT GTGGGTGGCAGAGGAGtggggctcctgcagcaggtcctGCGGCAAGCTGGGGGTGCAGGCGCGGGCGGTGCAGTGCGTGCAGCGCCTGCGGGACGGCACCAACCGCACCCTGCACACCCGCAACTGCCCCGGGCAGCGCCCCGAGGCCCGGCGGCCCTGCGCCCGCGCCCCCTGCCCCGCACAGTGGAGGACCGGCGCCTGGTCGGAG TGCTCGGCCAGCTGCGGGGAGGGCGTCCAGCAGCGGCAGGTTGTGTGCAAGGGCAGCGAGAGCGGCGGGCGCTGCGAGGGCGACAAGCCGGAGGCCGTCCAGGGCTGCCGCCTGGCCCTGTGTCCCg GGAAGCTCTCTGGCATCACCACCGGCGCCGATTCCGATGACCACAGCACATCCAAAGGGCAGCAGGTGCCCCAGGAGGGAGCCCCAAACCCTGTCAGCAAGGTCTCCTCCA GGGAGCTTTGCCTGGGGGACAAGTCCATCTTCTGCCAGATGGAGGTCCTGGCTCGCTactgctccatccctggctaCAACAAGCTGTGCTGCGAGTCCTGCGGCAGGAAAGCCTCCTCCGCCTCCGGCTCGCCCCCCACCGCGGGCCCCAGCGCTGCCCCGGCCACCCACgggcccagcccctccctgcctctctcccctgGCCCCACCGTCCCTGCCCGGGGACCCCCCGGGGACCCCACCCCACTGCCCGGGGCCGGAGGGGTTCCTGGCTCCAGGGGGCTGCCGGCCCCCAGCGAGCCGGCCAGGGGCCAAGCCTCCAGGTAA
- the LOC104308865 gene encoding steroidogenic acute regulatory protein, mitochondrial encodes MLQATFKLCCGIAHDPLRNLPGLRTTAIAAIQKDMRGLLERGSHHLPSKIPPYIQRLVGKEKATCPEPAGDLSPCQPSSVDLSYITQGERALQRALSILQHHTSWQAEVMKDAGATVSSAALPGLGKVFRAEVVLAVPVAQLHQELFERIEQMPRWNPALSQVKVLQHVGRDTLVTHEVTAPSPGNLVGQRDFVSVRHRGRRDAAIYLVGTATHREPLPLQEGCIRAESRLSCIVLQPLAGDPGRTHLTWLLSMDLKGWVPVSVVNRLLPQSQVDFIKHLHQHLSATTCP; translated from the exons GTTTGAGGACAACAGCAATTGCAGCCATACAGAAGGACATGAGAGGTCTGCTGGAAAGAGGATCCCATCACCTGCCTTCCAAAATCCCTCCCTATATTCAGAggctggtggggaaggagaaag ccacatgcccagagcctgctggagacctcagcccctgccagccctccagTGTGGACCTTTCCTACATCACTCAGGGCGAGAGGGCCCTGCAGCGAGCCCTGAgcatcctgcagcaccacaccagctggcaggcagaagTGATGAAG gatGCTGGGGCCACGGTGAGCAGCGCTGCCCTCCCCGGGCTGGGCAAGGTGTTCAGGGCGGAGGTGGTCCTGGCTGTGCCAGTGGCACAGCTACACCAGGAGCTCTTCGAGAGGATTGAGCAGATGCCTCGGTGgaacccagccctcagccaggtGAAG GTGCTGCAGCACGTCGGCAGGGACACGCTGGTGACACACGAGGtcactgctcccagcccaggcaacCTGGTGGGGCAGAGGGACTTCGTCAGCGTACGGCACCGCGGGAGGAGGGACGCAGCCATCTACCTGGTGGGCACTGCCACCCACCGAGAGCCTCTGCCCCTGCAAGAGGGGTGCATCAG GGCTGAGTCTCGGCTGAGCTGCATCGTCCTGCAGCCGCTGGCAGGGGACCCCGGCCGCACCCACCTCACCTGGCTCCTCAGCATGGACCTGAAG ggctgggtccCCGTGTCCGTCGTTAACCGCCTCCTGCCGCAGTCCCAAGTGGACTTCATCAAgcacctccaccagcacctctctgCCACCACCTGCCCCTGA